One window of Cetobacterium sp. 8H genomic DNA carries:
- a CDS encoding MetQ/NlpA family ABC transporter substrate-binding protein, translated as MRVLRILKVIIVLVLSTIGFIGCQKSSDNSVNTDKKVVKLGINGDENVIWENVRDQLAKENIELKFINFADYIRPNLALQDKEIDINAFQTEIYFDNFKKEHKLSIVNLGYTVLAPMGVYSKKITDLSQLKDGATIAIPNDSSNGGRALLLLQDAELIKVNQDSGAFPRVKDIIENPKNLKIVELVATQIPRSIEDVDAAAINNGVAVQAGYSPLADSIYIENFKNERLKSYFNIIASREDNQNNPEIKRVLEVYQTSENKKIIDDYYKGSSIAVF; from the coding sequence ATGAGAGTATTAAGAATTTTGAAGGTGATTATAGTTTTAGTTTTATCAACGATAGGATTTATAGGGTGTCAAAAATCATCGGATAACTCTGTGAATACAGATAAAAAAGTAGTGAAATTAGGAATAAATGGGGATGAAAATGTAATTTGGGAAAATGTAAGGGATCAACTGGCAAAAGAAAACATAGAGCTAAAATTTATAAATTTTGCAGATTATATTAGACCAAATTTAGCTCTTCAAGATAAAGAGATAGATATAAATGCATTTCAAACAGAGATATATTTTGACAATTTTAAAAAAGAACATAAATTATCTATAGTTAATTTAGGATACACAGTTTTAGCTCCTATGGGAGTTTATTCAAAAAAAATAACAGATCTGTCTCAATTAAAAGATGGTGCAACAATAGCTATTCCAAATGATAGTTCAAATGGAGGTAGAGCTTTACTTTTACTTCAGGATGCGGAGCTTATAAAAGTGAACCAAGATTCTGGAGCGTTTCCAAGAGTTAAAGACATAATAGAAAATCCTAAAAATTTAAAAATAGTTGAGTTAGTTGCAACTCAAATTCCAAGGTCGATAGAGGATGTAGATGCAGCTGCTATAAACAATGGTGTTGCAGTTCAAGCAGGATATTCTCCTTTAGCTGATTCAATTTATATTGAAAACTTTAAAAATGAAAGATTAAAATCATACTTCAATATTATAGCTTCAAGAGAGGATAATCAAAATAATCCAGAAATAAAAAGAGTTTTAGAAGTTTATCAGACATCTGAAAATAAAAAAATTATAGATGATTATTATAAAGGTTCATCAATAGCTGTATTTTAA
- a CDS encoding M20 family metallopeptidase has product MENRIVNFLDNNRESFIEISQRIHKNPEIGNEEYFAAELLTKFLKDKNFTIERDIAGHETGFIARKKSKYGEFPKIAFLAEYDALPNLGHACGHNIIGAISVAGAVALGELLDSIPGEIVVYGCPSEEGGENGSSKGSFVRENLFKDIDVAMIIHPSSENAITKKSLAVNPLDFEFFGKSSHAAGSPENGKNALDALIHFFNGIATLRQHVKPDVKIHGIITHGGDAPNIIPDYTKARFYIRSSTKEGCDEITEKVEAIAHGAAIMTGCKAKISSFQNRVDNLVPTRYFDDLYVETMKKLGVEVCVDSEKSMGSTDVGNVSHVVPTIHPNIKICNCSVSGHTHEFAQAAGSVKGDEAVILGGKALALLGLSLIVNKDKLNRIKDEFVKR; this is encoded by the coding sequence ATGGAGAATAGAATTGTAAATTTTTTAGATAATAATAGAGAGAGTTTTATAGAGATTAGTCAAAGAATACATAAGAATCCAGAAATTGGAAATGAGGAATATTTTGCAGCAGAGTTGTTGACAAAGTTTTTAAAGGATAAAAATTTTACTATAGAAAGAGATATAGCAGGGCATGAAACTGGCTTTATAGCTAGAAAAAAATCAAAATATGGAGAGTTTCCCAAAATAGCTTTTTTAGCTGAGTATGATGCATTACCAAATTTAGGACATGCTTGTGGACATAATATTATAGGGGCGATAAGTGTAGCCGGAGCAGTTGCACTAGGAGAATTGCTAGATAGCATCCCAGGTGAAATTGTTGTTTATGGGTGCCCATCAGAGGAAGGTGGAGAAAATGGAAGTTCAAAGGGGTCTTTTGTAAGAGAAAATCTCTTTAAAGATATAGATGTAGCTATGATAATACATCCAAGTAGCGAGAACGCAATAACTAAAAAAAGTTTGGCAGTAAACCCTTTAGATTTTGAATTCTTTGGAAAATCGTCTCATGCTGCGGGATCGCCAGAAAATGGAAAAAATGCTTTAGATGCACTAATACACTTTTTTAATGGAATTGCAACGCTAAGACAGCATGTAAAGCCGGATGTGAAAATTCATGGAATAATAACTCATGGTGGGGATGCACCAAATATAATTCCAGATTATACAAAAGCTAGATTTTATATAAGGTCTTCTACAAAAGAGGGGTGTGATGAAATTACAGAAAAAGTTGAAGCTATAGCTCATGGAGCAGCAATCATGACAGGATGTAAAGCAAAGATTTCTAGTTTTCAAAATAGGGTAGATAATTTAGTTCCTACAAGATATTTTGATGATTTATATGTGGAAACTATGAAAAAATTAGGTGTGGAAGTATGTGTTGATTCAGAAAAAAGTATGGGGTCAACAGATGTTGGAAATGTCAGTCATGTTGTACCAACTATTCATCCAAATATAAAAATCTGTAATTGTAGTGTTTCTGGTCATACTCATGAGTTTGCACAAGCGGCTGGATCGGTAAAAGGGGATGAAGCTGTAATTTTAGGAGGAAAAGCCTTAGCTCTATTGGGACTTTCTTTAATTGTAAATAAAGATAAGTTAAATAGGATAAAAGATGAATTTGTGAAAAGATAA